In Panicum virgatum strain AP13 chromosome 5K, P.virgatum_v5, whole genome shotgun sequence, the genomic window GCATGAACAGTAGTACCAGGCGTCGGGGggcggaaaagaaaaggaaagagtcCCTGTCCGTGGTTAAGACCGCTCGCCGTGGCCGCGTGCTGCGTCACAGGCTTCTGGCGGCCGACGACGCGCACGCCGTTTGACTcacgtgcgccgccgcgtcccccgCGCGACGTCGGTTGCATGGTCTCTCTcgacgcgccggcgccgcccgttgattgaggtggtggcggccggggcGAGTGGTGACGTGCTGCCGCGCGGCTCCAACGCAGGAGCGGCCGCCTAGCAGAGGCATTGGAAGAAATCCAGAGAAAACAAAAGCAAGCTGGGTGTATAAATAATAATTTATTGTGATCTGCTTTCATTTCGTCTGACAGGGATCTCCTGGACGAGTACACGGAGGCGGTGCGGCGGATGGCGTGCGCGGTGCTGGAGCTGATGGCGGAGGGGCtgggcctcgccggcggcgagggcgaggacgacgaggtgGGCGCGCTGGCGCGGCTGGTGACGCGCGCGGACAGCGACTGCGTGCTGCGGGTGAACCACTATCCGCCGCggccccccgcggcggcgggcgcgcccaGCCTGACGGGGTTCGGCGAGCACACGGACCCCCAGATCATCTCCGTGCTCCGCTCCAACGGCACCTCCGGCCTGGAGATCGCGCTGCGGGGCGGCGCCTGGGCCTCCGTCCCGCCCGACGGGGACGCCTTCTTCGTCAACGTCGGCGACACCCTGCAGGTACGCCCATTGATCGCTTGCCTTTTACTGTGTCAGTCAGTCTGTCAGTGGCCATACCATACATCTCGATCGAGCAAGCAATCCAGTCAGTCACGAGCAGCTAGCGAGCGGTACTCGCTCGAGATCTTTCGATGGGTCAACATCCATCCAACACGAATACACGATCGATCGACCTGTAAATAGCACGTACGGCCATATCTCGGGCCCAAACTGCACGTGAAACCTGCTGGCAGGCAGCCGTACGTGCAAATGCAATGAGCTGCTGAATAAAGCATGGGGCTCGCGCACGAACAGCGACGGCTCTTGGAAAAGTCCAAGCAGAGCGTATGCTGACGCTGCTGGGCATGCTTCCTAATTTGTGTTCACTGCTGATCAATGGCCGGCTGGGCGTGCAGGTGTTGACGAACGGGAGGTTCAGGAGCGTgcggcaccgggtggtggtgaACAGCGAGCGGTCCAGGCTGTCGCTGATCTTCTTCGGCGGGCCGCCGCTCGGCGAGAGgctggcgccgctgccgcagctCCTCGGGGACGGCGGCCGGAGCCGGTACCGGGAGTTCACCTGGGCGGAGTTCAAGAACAGCGGGCGCAGGACCAGGCTCGCGGAGGACCGCCTCTCCCGCTTCGAGAACTAGCTGGCTACTGCTGCTAGATCGAAGCAAGCACAGCCAGGCTACCTAAGCTATAGCTAGCTAGTACCGTAGGAAGGGATCTTGTATGCATCTTCCGTATGTCACAATACAGTATTCTTTTGCTGCTTGTGGCCCTAGTACGTGTTGATACACGTGTATGTATGCACGTATACATACGGCGCACAGGTATATATACCATCTGCTAGTGTCCGTCTGTCTTATCTCTGTTAACTTACAACTCCAACGTGCTTAATTGGAAGCAATAATAGTTGATGCATGAACGAGTTCTGAACAACTGATCGATCGATCAGCAGGCACTGATGCTGGCACGTACGGTCAGATCAGAGATGCATGTCCCTCCGGGGTCGAACCTACCGCTCGTGAATGCCTGCCTGATCGTGCAACATTAGCCAGCCTGTTTTTGTGGCCCTTCCCAACAGCAGCAGTACTTGCGTGCAGCTAGGACGGGACGTAAAGTGCCAGTTGTTACCTGATCATCATCACTTTCCGagctgtgtttagttctaaaatttctccctctaaacttcactattcacctatcacatcaaatcttttgtctCATGtataaaacattaaatataagtaaataaaaaaaactaattgtatagttttgatgtacacgacgagacgaattttttgagcctacttaggtcatggtaggacaacaattatcacAAGCAAACGAAAAATACTATAGTGTGCTACAgcgtccgatgtgacttttttttaccaccattttacggatctaaacacaaatCGTTCTGTGCTGCACGCTGCAcaagagcagcagcagtactTGCTTGCACCTGGACAGCTCCAGCAGAGTAACAGCGAAGTGTGTCGCAAAGAAAGAGGGGTGTTTGTCTGTTTGATTTGAGGTGGAACAGATCAGCTAGTGTTTGACCCTAGCTAGGAGACGATGACACCCAGAGGGCCAGACAAATGCATGGGATGGGACTGACATGCATCTCAGTCAAACCTAGAACTGGTTCAGGCCACTTGAATCAAGCACCTGCGTGCTCTTACCTGTCATTAACTAGTAGTCATTCATTCAGATAGTAGAAGCGAAGTTTCGCTGTATAGTAATAGTAACAGTTTTTTTCTGGCTTAATTTCCAACAAGAGTTTAGCCTCAACCTCTCGCCACCCTCCCTCCACTGCACACTTCCTTGTCCTCCTAACGTACAGTAATCCCCAGCCATCTTTAGCCCTGGAGGTTGCCGTTGTGTTATCCATTCCAATCGACGATTTCATTCTCGCTCGCCTCCAATCCACTTGCTGCCTGCGGCGCCATTGCGAGCAAGCCAGCAGGCTGGTTTCATCCTAGCTGTTCTTGAACGGGTGCTCAAAAACCAGCCCCCATCCATGGAAGATGATGGGAACGGGTGCTCGACGTGATCAAGGGAGACATGGATTGAACGCTTCGGCTGGATAGGTGGCCAGGCAGGCAGGCGCGAGCCCTGATGAGTGCAATCTATCATACCTCGCCTTTGCGCAACACGCCGGCCGGCGACAGCCAGCCACCGCCTCTTGGAGATCTGCCGCGTCCTGTTCCTAGCTCCATAGCTGGGCCCGCGCCGATCAAAAAGGAAACCCGGGTGAATGTTTCCCGGCCCGGGCAGGTACATTTGCTGCCTTTGGATTGTTTTTCGAGATTTGTGCCTCGGCTGCCCCCGCGTCTCAGGCATAAATCACCCGTTGTGGGCTCCAGACGTCAGTTCTTTCCTCTTGCTCAGATCCCCTTTCCCCTTTCGTTTTCTTCCCTTTCTCCCATCCATCGCCGCGCCAGTTCTTCCCCCGCAATTACCACCATGGACCCCCCTCCGTGCTCTTAATTTTCTAGCCCTTCCATCTGCTGCagtctccggcggcggcatcaCAACCATGGATCGGAGGTCTTTCAACTCAGCATCCTCCCCGGCCCTTCGAAGAGTCCACGTATCCGGCGGCGAATCAGGgagttcttctccttcttcctgttGCCGTCCGCCGATTGCGCCAACAATGGTTGTGGTCAAGGTGTCGCAGAGCCTGATTTCCTTTGCTATTGCGGTAATCCCGCTCGGATTTTAACTTCCGGCACCTGACGGAATCCGCGTCGCAAGTTCGTCGTGTGCCACAAGCGAGGTTATGCTTTGCTTTGTTTGATTTGAATAATCTGAAAATGTTGTAGATAAGGAAAAATCATGCAACAGGTCATCTTAACATTACACATTTTTAGCAAATGAATGGAACATCATGGGACAAGTCTTCTAAATAGGTACACATTTTCAGAATCAATgttcctccttttccttttcagaTTGTTAATATTAGGCATAGATAACTCTATTTCGTTACCGGTGCTAACTGTCGTAACATGTTACCTATGGCTCACTATCAAATTATACCACATTTATATGTACGGAACCAATAGAGTTTCAGAATCCCATGTTTGCTTTTCGTGAGCACCATTTACTGAACTTCTAAGCAGGCACGATCAATCTCTAATTGTTGCATGTTCCAAATTTATAGATCCATAATGTGAAGAATTGGCAGGTCATTTTTAGAAATGACCTCTGCACTAAACCATAGATACATGCAATATGATATCCATTTATTGCTTCAATTCGACCAAGTAGGCACAAATGGTAGAGTAACTTGCATACTTTCTGAGTGATACTCATCCCTGAACCTGGGCGAGCCAAAT contains:
- the LOC120705625 gene encoding gibberellin 2-beta-dioxygenase 3-like, which encodes MVVLAKGELEQIALPAAQPAAADVRSVDLSAAAGPARSAAARALVAACEEHGFFRVTGHGVPAELVRAAEAAASGFFARPQGEKDEEAPTLGYGSKRVGGNGDIGWVEYLLLGVTPAGAVPVASASSSTLPCAAAAASSSSASSSTPAGPLRDLLDEYTEAVRRMACAVLELMAEGLGLAGGEGEDDEVGALARLVTRADSDCVLRVNHYPPRPPAAAGAPSLTGFGEHTDPQIISVLRSNGTSGLEIALRGGAWASVPPDGDAFFVNVGDTLQVLTNGRFRSVRHRVVVNSERSRLSLIFFGGPPLGERLAPLPQLLGDGGRSRYREFTWAEFKNSGRRTRLAEDRLSRFEN